In Clostridia bacterium, a genomic segment contains:
- a CDS encoding UxaA family hydrolase, with protein sequence MHDDRLTGLKVNDRDNVATLFCSACASHEVEVVDRQGRRTSVVVTGDIPYGHKIALRDTRKGEGIIKYGEQIGVATSDIRTGQHVHVHNVESTRGRGDWEREAESR encoded by the coding sequence GTGCATGATGACAGACTCACCGGTCTCAAAGTCAATGATCGCGATAATGTAGCTACTCTCTTCTGCAGCGCCTGCGCGTCGCATGAAGTGGAGGTAGTGGACAGGCAGGGGCGACGGACCAGTGTGGTGGTGACTGGCGACATCCCATATGGACACAAGATCGCTCTCAGAGATACACGAAAGGGCGAGGGCATCATCAAGTATGGAGAGCAGATCGGCGTCGCGACAAGCGATATCCGCACTGGGCAGCATGTTCATGTTCACAACGTCGAAAGCACTCGCGGGCGGGGCGACTGGGAAAGAGAGGCGGAGTCCAGGTGA
- a CDS encoding carbon-nitrogen hydrolase family protein: MAEEVGSVRVAVVQAASVIMDREATVEKAVALTAQATEKGANIIVFPEAFIPCYPRGLAFKTVVGSRSAEGRADWERYLENSVPVPSKTTDTLGKAAQTANAYLSIGVIERDTEFSRSTVYCTVLFFGPDGKLLGKHRKLKPTASERLIWGEGDGSTLTAVDTPYGKMGAMICWENYMPLARAAMYAKGVDLYLAPTADSRDEWQCTLRHIAVEGRCFVIGCNQFTTKDMYPTDLACYDELASAPEVMCTGGSAIVDPMGKYVAGPVFGKEDIIVGDLDLSLIAKSRFDLDVVGQYSRSDVFRLLVNEEKKIPVEWTSGF; the protein is encoded by the coding sequence ATGGCTGAAGAAGTAGGATCGGTTCGTGTAGCTGTAGTTCAAGCTGCTTCGGTAATCATGGACAGAGAGGCCACAGTCGAGAAAGCGGTGGCTTTGACTGCCCAGGCTACGGAAAAGGGCGCCAACATAATCGTGTTCCCCGAGGCGTTCATCCCGTGCTATCCACGAGGTCTCGCTTTCAAGACAGTCGTGGGGAGCCGCTCGGCAGAAGGCAGGGCAGACTGGGAGCGTTATCTGGAGAACTCGGTGCCAGTGCCAAGCAAGACAACTGACACACTGGGCAAGGCAGCTCAGACGGCTAATGCATATCTATCCATCGGAGTGATCGAGCGCGACACGGAGTTCAGCCGCAGCACTGTGTACTGCACAGTGCTTTTCTTCGGTCCCGACGGCAAGCTGCTTGGCAAGCATCGAAAGCTCAAACCCACAGCTTCCGAACGGCTTATCTGGGGAGAGGGCGACGGCAGCACTCTTACCGCCGTCGACACGCCCTACGGCAAAATGGGCGCAATGATCTGCTGGGAGAACTACATGCCCCTTGCGCGGGCGGCGATGTACGCAAAAGGCGTTGACCTGTATCTGGCGCCAACGGCCGATTCGCGCGACGAGTGGCAGTGTACGCTGCGCCACATTGCTGTCGAGGGGAGATGCTTCGTGATCGGCTGCAACCAGTTCACGACGAAAGACATGTACCCCACAGATCTGGCCTGCTATGACGAACTGGCCTCTGCGCCGGAGGTGATGTGCACCGGAGGAAGCGCGATCGTGGATCCAATGGGCAAGTACGTGGCTGGTCCGGTGTTTGGCAAAGAGGACATAATCGTCGGAGACTTGGATCTCAGTCTCATTGCCAAAAGCAGGTTTGACCTGGATGTTGTCGGACAGTACTCGCGTTCTGATGTCTTCAGACTGCTTGTGAACGAGGAAAAAAAAATCCCTGTTGAATGGACTAGCGGATTCTGA
- a CDS encoding TRAP transporter small permease subunit, with protein sequence MSALEKAIRILDSILEWVGRVVQWLVVPLTLLLVYEVVTRRIFNNPHIWTVTVATQIFALHFLLYSSTALIKGAHVRVDILYQRLPPKKRAVLDLITYPVMLLIPSLMLVREGYRYAAMAWARKQVTQSLDRIPLYPIKTVIPIAFALLFMAGLSEFLKRIVELQKGDAH encoded by the coding sequence ATGAGCGCTCTAGAGAAAGCGATACGGATTCTCGATTCGATTCTTGAATGGGTAGGACGGGTCGTGCAATGGCTCGTAGTCCCCCTGACACTACTGCTGGTCTATGAAGTCGTCACAAGAAGGATATTCAACAATCCGCACATCTGGACGGTGACAGTCGCCACTCAGATATTCGCCTTGCACTTCCTGTTGTACAGCTCGACGGCTCTCATCAAGGGCGCACATGTGCGAGTGGACATCCTGTATCAAAGACTTCCACCCAAGAAGAGGGCCGTACTCGATTTGATCACGTACCCTGTCATGCTGCTCATTCCTTCCCTAATGCTCGTCAGGGAAGGATACAGGTACGCCGCGATGGCCTGGGCGCGAAAGCAAGTCACTCAGTCACTCGACAGAATCCCGCTGTACCCTATTAAGACTGTGATCCCGATTGCATTTGCCCTTCTGTTCATGGCCGGCCTCTCCGAATTCCTCAAGAGAATCGTCGAGTTGCAGAAGGGAGATGCGCACTAG
- a CDS encoding TRAP transporter large permease subunit has product MSDVLAMILQFTLMLIGMLMGHHLGFVLMSSGLIVGVLAMGPSYLPFYMNRLWGIMSNWEMLAVPLFLLMGNILATSGVADKLFDALYKLMGRLRGGIAVAVIIVSTVFAACTGVIAASVTTMAILSMPIMLKYNYDKKLAAGTVMVGGTLGILIPPSIMLILFGSYSNVSVGKLFVAAVVPGIFLAILYVVYVLIRCYRHPEDGPAMAAEELAGFSRSDVIKEALTNLVPPVLLIIGVLGSIFAGIATPTEAAAIGAFVAFVMVIAYRRFEWNTFKAAIFDTAKGTAMVLMLVMGASFFTGTFIGIGGGDMVRNLLFSLGSGNRWVVFTVMMLIVFVLGMFIDWIGIAMMCLPIFVPIAVELGFDPLWFLMTVAINLQTSFLTPPFGYAIFFLKSTMSEKDMTLQEACQSVPVFIGIQAIGLLLCIVFPKIITWLPSLVVK; this is encoded by the coding sequence ATGAGCGATGTACTGGCTATGATACTTCAGTTCACTCTCATGCTCATAGGGATGCTTATGGGGCATCACCTGGGATTCGTGCTCATGTCTTCGGGCCTAATCGTGGGCGTGCTGGCGATGGGCCCCTCGTATCTCCCCTTCTACATGAACCGCCTCTGGGGGATCATGAGCAACTGGGAGATGCTAGCAGTACCTCTCTTTCTACTGATGGGCAACATTCTGGCCACTTCGGGGGTGGCCGACAAGCTGTTCGACGCACTGTACAAGCTCATGGGCCGCCTGCGCGGAGGAATAGCCGTCGCGGTGATAATCGTGTCGACAGTCTTCGCCGCATGCACCGGAGTGATTGCCGCTTCCGTCACTACCATGGCGATCCTATCGATGCCGATAATGCTCAAGTACAACTACGACAAGAAGCTTGCCGCAGGCACCGTCATGGTTGGAGGGACACTCGGAATTCTGATTCCGCCCAGCATAATGCTGATCCTGTTCGGGTCGTACTCAAACGTCTCCGTGGGCAAGCTCTTCGTGGCCGCTGTCGTTCCTGGCATTTTCCTAGCTATCCTGTATGTAGTGTATGTCCTGATCCGGTGCTACAGGCATCCGGAGGACGGTCCGGCCATGGCGGCGGAGGAGTTGGCGGGCTTCTCCAGGTCCGATGTGATCAAAGAAGCGCTGACCAACCTGGTTCCTCCTGTGCTGCTCATCATCGGGGTGCTCGGATCGATCTTCGCTGGGATCGCCACTCCCACTGAGGCCGCGGCAATTGGTGCGTTTGTGGCGTTCGTCATGGTCATCGCTTATCGGCGATTCGAATGGAACACATTCAAGGCCGCGATTTTCGATACCGCCAAGGGAACGGCTATGGTGTTGATGCTCGTCATGGGCGCTAGCTTCTTCACAGGCACCTTTATCGGCATCGGCGGCGGCGACATGGTCAGGAACCTCCTCTTCTCGCTGGGCAGCGGGAACAGATGGGTGGTGTTCACCGTGATGATGCTGATCGTGTTCGTGTTGGGCATGTTCATCGACTGGATCGGCATAGCCATGATGTGTCTGCCCATCTTCGTTCCTATCGCAGTAGAACTGGGCTTCGACCCGCTGTGGTTCCTCATGACTGTCGCCATAAACCTGCAAACATCGTTCCTGACTCCACCGTTCGGATATGCAATATTCTTCCTCAAGTCGACCATGTCAGAGAAGGATATGACGCTTCAGGAAGCGTGCCAGAGCGTGCCCGTGTTCATAGGCATTCAGGCCATCGGTCTGCTGCTATGCATCGTGTTTCCGAAAATCATAACCTGGCTGCCCAGCCTGGTTGTGAAGTGA
- a CDS encoding GntR family transcriptional regulator, whose product MITRPENITDQVYKAIKHRIVCGETSVGERLVESALAEELNVSKTPVREALARLASERLVERVPGKGVAVRTMSYEEVADYLEVREVLEELAAEKAAVRVTQGDIAKLESIIDESEAAGANGDLSSYSVLDSAFHSAIINMGDNIALKEIMPLLHDKIRVVMKASVALPGRFPDSVEEHRSVLRALAAGDPREAGKQMREHITSTRAAVVERLQLQKDTQE is encoded by the coding sequence ATGATAACTCGTCCGGAGAACATAACAGACCAAGTGTACAAAGCCATCAAGCATCGAATCGTATGCGGGGAGACAAGTGTAGGAGAACGCCTGGTTGAAAGCGCTCTCGCAGAGGAGCTCAATGTGAGCAAAACTCCGGTGCGAGAGGCACTGGCGCGTCTTGCTAGCGAACGATTGGTGGAGCGGGTTCCCGGAAAGGGAGTCGCAGTGCGGACAATGTCCTACGAGGAAGTTGCTGATTACCTGGAAGTCAGAGAGGTTCTGGAGGAACTGGCCGCAGAGAAAGCCGCGGTCCGGGTCACGCAGGGCGACATTGCGAAACTCGAGAGCATCATCGACGAGAGCGAGGCGGCCGGGGCCAATGGGGATCTGAGCAGTTACAGCGTGCTAGATTCCGCCTTCCACAGCGCCATCATCAATATGGGCGACAACATCGCGCTTAAAGAGATCATGCCGCTGCTCCACGACAAGATCCGTGTGGTGATGAAGGCATCAGTGGCACTGCCTGGCCGGTTTCCTGACTCTGTGGAAGAACACCGGAGTGTGCTCAGGGCGCTTGCCGCGGGCGATCCACGAGAGGCAGGCAAGCAGATGCGTGAGCACATTACGAGCACTCGTGCGGCCGTTGTGGAACGCCTGCAATTGCAGAAAGACACGCAGGAGTGA
- a CDS encoding UxaA family hydrolase — MKFRGYVRSDGTVGSRNYVAVIPSVVCVNEVVEAITDRTTMTRGIYHHQGCCQLPPDLTRVTDSLIKLGQNPNAGAVLVVSLGCEGVDTDRLVEEIAATGKPVERVNVQEIGGTARAIQAGMDLAQKLAIGISGQQRQDVDLASVITGIKCGASDATSGLASNVVIGYLADRIVEAGGTVIFGETTEFIGAEHILARRAKTPEVAARIYEIVARMEDRAKSMGVDMRNGQPTPGNIKGGLSTIEEKSLGAIVKSGTKPIEGVLEYTEAPSSPGLWIKDTPGREIEVLTAMSIAGAQAILFSTGRGAPQGFPIAPVLKICGNPLTYENMAGDMDVNAGLIITGEKSIEELGEETLAHLIRVMSGEVTKSEEIRYTTSMDIYTLGPVI, encoded by the coding sequence GTGAAATTCCGTGGATACGTACGTTCAGACGGAACAGTGGGTTCCAGGAACTACGTTGCCGTCATACCTTCTGTCGTCTGCGTGAACGAGGTAGTCGAGGCCATTACAGACCGCACCACAATGACCAGGGGAATCTACCATCACCAGGGATGCTGCCAACTCCCGCCCGACCTGACAAGAGTCACGGATTCCCTGATTAAGCTGGGGCAGAATCCGAATGCTGGCGCGGTTCTGGTGGTCAGCCTGGGTTGCGAAGGCGTCGACACCGACCGGCTTGTGGAGGAGATCGCGGCAACGGGCAAACCTGTGGAACGGGTGAATGTGCAGGAGATCGGCGGTACGGCCAGGGCTATTCAGGCCGGCATGGACCTTGCTCAGAAGCTGGCTATAGGGATCTCCGGTCAACAGCGGCAGGACGTGGACCTGGCGTCTGTGATCACAGGCATCAAGTGCGGCGCATCAGACGCAACCTCGGGCCTGGCATCCAATGTAGTCATAGGATACCTGGCAGACAGGATTGTCGAAGCCGGCGGCACGGTGATCTTTGGCGAAACGACTGAGTTCATCGGAGCTGAGCACATACTGGCCCGAAGGGCCAAAACGCCGGAGGTTGCCGCCAGGATATACGAGATTGTGGCCCGCATGGAAGATAGGGCCAAGTCCATGGGTGTCGACATGCGCAACGGGCAGCCAACTCCCGGGAACATCAAGGGCGGCCTGAGTACCATCGAGGAGAAATCGCTGGGCGCGATCGTCAAGTCAGGCACTAAACCCATCGAAGGAGTTCTGGAGTACACGGAAGCCCCTTCCAGCCCGGGCCTGTGGATCAAAGACACTCCGGGCAGGGAGATCGAGGTGCTGACGGCCATGTCCATCGCCGGCGCGCAGGCGATTCTGTTCTCTACTGGGCGCGGGGCTCCCCAGGGCTTTCCTATCGCGCCTGTTCTGAAGATTTGCGGAAACCCTTTGACCTATGAGAACATGGCTGGCGACATGGACGTGAACGCCGGGTTGATCATCACCGGCGAGAAGAGCATCGAGGAGTTGGGCGAGGAGACCCTGGCCCATCTCATCAGGGTCATGTCGGGAGAGGTCACCAAGAGCGAGGAAATCAGATACACCACGTCCATGGACATCTACACGCTCGGCCCCGTCATCTGA
- a CDS encoding amidohydrolase, with amino-acid sequence MKHIWRIASISLITACISIAFLALPGATAADPKATAAQYAAAHAGLTTDIAKSLWDYAEIGLAEYKSYIKVHQVLADAGFSIVQSVAGVPTALVAAWGSGAPVLGIYEDIDALPGIGHGCGHNLNTAAGVVAAISIKEALQAHGLPGTVKIFINPAEEVWDVAPLVAAAGYYDDVDALISFHASDENGSEYGSTMAMDHVEYKFKGKAAHASAAPEKGLSALDAVEIMNVSVNYLREHLIQEMRIHYVITDGGAAPNIVPATAASRYFIRGPKYPDVSLARARIDDCAKGAALATGTELEIGFSSGIYNKVPNKTLAYMMADTLKTIEPAQFSATDMAAMEALGVKGVPDAEVKEPTGGQSFGSDPIGDVTWKTPSATMSVATWTPGAPGHSASSAVQSGSVYGIQGAIVASQGLASIGMELLTNADSLGKVKAEFAERMKGLPPYEGKAIIPDVAYPEAPGVGVTASSGTARFVALQTEFKEASGDQIIVTDMAGAELGKYTIASGASADQNEISFPLSAPVAVGQRLKVVYVSAIGGDQWLYGYIHAK; translated from the coding sequence ATGAAACACATCTGGAGGATTGCATCAATTTCACTGATTACTGCATGTATATCAATCGCATTCCTTGCCCTGCCCGGGGCGACTGCGGCTGATCCGAAGGCGACTGCGGCTCAGTACGCTGCTGCCCACGCCGGCTTGACCACCGATATCGCCAAGTCGCTCTGGGATTACGCTGAGATTGGCCTCGCTGAGTACAAATCATACATAAAGGTGCATCAAGTGCTGGCTGACGCTGGTTTCAGCATCGTGCAGTCGGTGGCCGGAGTGCCCACCGCCCTTGTGGCTGCCTGGGGATCGGGCGCTCCCGTGTTAGGGATATATGAAGACATCGACGCCCTGCCTGGGATTGGCCATGGATGCGGGCACAACCTGAACACTGCTGCTGGGGTGGTGGCTGCGATCTCGATCAAGGAGGCCCTGCAGGCTCACGGTCTGCCAGGCACTGTTAAGATCTTCATTAACCCAGCGGAAGAAGTGTGGGATGTCGCGCCTCTGGTTGCTGCGGCAGGCTACTACGATGATGTGGATGCTCTCATTAGCTTCCATGCCAGTGATGAGAACGGGTCCGAGTACGGCAGCACCATGGCCATGGACCATGTCGAGTATAAGTTCAAGGGCAAAGCTGCTCACGCCTCGGCTGCGCCTGAGAAGGGCCTGAGTGCGCTCGACGCCGTTGAGATAATGAACGTATCCGTGAACTACCTGCGAGAGCATCTCATACAGGAGATGAGGATCCACTACGTGATCACTGATGGCGGAGCAGCGCCCAATATCGTGCCTGCCACAGCCGCGAGCCGATACTTCATCCGCGGCCCCAAGTACCCCGATGTCTCCCTAGCCAGGGCCCGCATCGACGACTGCGCCAAGGGGGCGGCTCTCGCCACAGGGACCGAGCTTGAGATAGGATTCAGTTCCGGCATATATAACAAGGTGCCCAACAAGACCCTTGCATACATGATGGCCGACACTCTGAAAACGATAGAGCCTGCGCAGTTCAGTGCCACCGACATGGCCGCCATGGAAGCTCTCGGCGTGAAGGGCGTGCCCGATGCCGAGGTGAAGGAGCCCACAGGTGGGCAGAGTTTCGGATCGGACCCCATCGGCGATGTAACATGGAAGACACCGAGTGCGACCATGAGTGTTGCCACCTGGACGCCTGGCGCCCCAGGCCATTCCGCGAGTTCAGCTGTGCAGTCGGGTTCCGTGTATGGCATTCAGGGAGCAATCGTGGCATCGCAGGGCCTCGCATCCATCGGAATGGAACTGCTCACGAATGCTGATTCCCTTGGCAAGGTCAAGGCGGAGTTTGCCGAGAGGATGAAGGGACTGCCGCCATACGAGGGCAAGGCCATAATCCCGGATGTGGCGTATCCTGAGGCCCCCGGAGTTGGAGTAACTGCGTCGAGCGGGACAGCCAGATTCGTTGCACTACAAACTGAGTTCAAGGAGGCCTCGGGAGATCAGATCATTGTCACGGACATGGCAGGGGCCGAGCTTGGGAAGTATACCATAGCTTCAGGGGCGTCGGCTGATCAGAACGAGATCTCCTTCCCGCTCAGCGCACCAGTAGCGGTGGGTCAGCGCCTGAAGGTTGTGTATGTGTCGGCAATCGGAGGCGACCAGTGGCTATACGGGTACATTCATGCCAAGTAG
- a CDS encoding glutamine amidotransferase has translation MMELRVCHLYPDLMNTYGDAGDMLTIRRRCEWRGIRVRIVEVSLGGPGDLSRCDILFIGGGQDRQQRLVAHDLMSYKAQDLSGAVESDAVVLAVCGGYQLLGRYYRLPTGEQLPGIGVLDAWTESGAVRLTGNIVVDAEFRGKRMTLVGFENHSGRTYLGPRVRILGRVLRGSGNNGRDMGEGVVFRNVVGTYLHGPLLPRNPALCDELIKAAVARKYGKASGLCALPPLDDRLEEQARDEALAHARVRL, from the coding sequence ATGATGGAGCTGCGCGTATGCCACCTGTACCCCGACTTGATGAACACATACGGCGACGCAGGCGACATGCTAACCATTCGGCGAAGGTGTGAGTGGAGAGGCATCAGGGTGAGGATTGTAGAGGTATCGCTTGGCGGACCGGGCGACCTATCCAGATGCGATATCCTGTTCATCGGCGGAGGGCAGGACCGTCAGCAGCGACTTGTCGCCCACGATCTGATGTCTTACAAGGCACAGGATCTCTCCGGCGCCGTTGAATCCGATGCGGTTGTCCTGGCGGTATGCGGCGGCTATCAATTACTGGGGAGGTACTACCGGCTGCCTACCGGCGAGCAGCTGCCAGGCATAGGAGTGCTTGATGCCTGGACTGAGTCAGGCGCCGTGCGCCTCACAGGCAATATCGTGGTAGATGCCGAGTTCAGAGGAAAGAGAATGACCCTGGTGGGATTCGAGAACCACTCAGGCCGGACTTACCTGGGGCCACGGGTGCGAATACTGGGCAGAGTGCTCAGGGGGTCGGGGAACAATGGCAGAGACATGGGAGAAGGGGTGGTCTTCAGAAACGTGGTAGGCACCTACCTGCACGGCCCCCTTCTTCCGAGAAACCCGGCCCTATGCGACGAGCTGATCAAGGCGGCTGTCGCAAGGAAATATGGCAAAGCCAGCGGCCTCTGTGCACTGCCGCCCCTTGATGACCGGCTGGAGGAACAGGCCCGTGATGAAGCACTCGCCCATGCTCGCGTGAGGCTATGA
- a CDS encoding ABC transporter ATP-binding protein, producing MSLLELRDVHISYGNIEAVHGISLSVERGEIATVLGANGAGKTTTLRAISGLIRPRSGSISLGDVDITHLPAHRIVELGIAHVPEGRRVFSTLTTEENLKLGAYKLRRNPAKIASNITKVYDLFPRLRERRVQLAGTLSGGEQQMLAMGRGLMADPEVLLLDEPSLGLAPKLVQEIFRVVKEINSLGVTILLVEQNARMALRISHRAYVLETGKMALSGPARELRRDPRVRQAYLGE from the coding sequence ATGAGCCTGCTTGAACTGAGGGATGTGCACATCTCATATGGCAACATCGAGGCGGTGCATGGAATCAGCCTATCGGTTGAACGCGGGGAAATCGCGACTGTTCTTGGCGCAAACGGCGCTGGCAAGACCACTACCCTGCGCGCCATCTCCGGGCTAATCAGGCCGCGCTCTGGGAGCATAAGTCTTGGAGACGTGGACATAACCCACCTTCCCGCTCATCGGATAGTGGAGCTCGGAATTGCGCATGTCCCTGAGGGGCGCCGGGTATTCTCCACTCTCACTACCGAAGAGAATCTCAAGCTTGGAGCGTACAAGCTTCGCCGGAACCCAGCCAAGATAGCCTCCAACATCACCAAAGTGTATGATCTGTTTCCCCGGCTTCGCGAGCGTCGCGTCCAGCTCGCTGGAACCCTCTCAGGGGGTGAACAGCAGATGCTGGCCATGGGGCGCGGCCTAATGGCAGACCCAGAAGTGCTTCTGCTCGACGAGCCGTCTCTGGGACTCGCACCCAAGCTCGTTCAGGAGATATTCCGGGTGGTCAAGGAGATCAACTCCCTGGGTGTTACGATTCTGCTGGTGGAACAGAACGCACGGATGGCCCTGAGGATCTCGCACCGGGCCTACGTCCTTGAGACAGGGAAAATGGCCCTATCGGGCCCTGCGCGGGAACTGCGACGCGATCCCAGGGTGCGGCAGGCGTACCTAGGAGAGTGA
- the dctP gene encoding TRAP transporter substrate-binding protein DctP, translating to MAKNRLTVVAFALTLILVAGIASAAADNPTVKWHYVSAWDVNNPLYKYDQYIAEKVGKATNGKFSIKVYAAGEMVPAFETFDSVSSGAFQAGSTAPAYQAGLNSAFTLFSTVPLYMSQQDYLNWLYQMDGLKQMNDILQRYKIVAFPNSIFDLEAGFRSHKEIKKVTDFKGMKIRIAPPESQEILRRLGAAPTNVSGGELYDAMQRSIIDAFEFMTPNVDWDLGFQEVAKYWIAPAWYQTACVYYTLVNANAWKALPENYRVIFEEVTKGCVVESTSFMNWQSALGTKKFLDYGVKVSKADEKFWSDMEVVAKKVMEDFASKNPDYAKTLKSQVDYLKTYNLWRELEEPFHSGRITKSLPEVKDAWLKK from the coding sequence ATGGCAAAGAACCGACTAACGGTAGTAGCATTTGCTCTGACATTGATCCTGGTGGCGGGCATTGCGTCTGCTGCGGCCGACAATCCGACAGTCAAGTGGCATTATGTGTCCGCGTGGGATGTGAACAACCCTCTGTACAAGTATGACCAGTACATAGCCGAGAAAGTGGGCAAGGCAACGAACGGCAAGTTCTCGATCAAGGTCTACGCGGCGGGCGAGATGGTCCCGGCCTTCGAGACTTTCGACTCTGTAAGTTCCGGAGCATTCCAGGCTGGAAGCACTGCGCCCGCGTATCAGGCCGGTCTCAACTCGGCATTCACGCTGTTCTCTACCGTTCCTCTGTACATGTCACAGCAGGATTATCTCAACTGGCTGTATCAAATGGATGGGCTGAAACAGATGAACGATATACTCCAGAGGTACAAGATTGTGGCTTTCCCCAACTCCATCTTCGACCTCGAGGCCGGGTTCAGAAGCCACAAGGAGATAAAAAAGGTCACTGACTTCAAGGGCATGAAAATCAGAATCGCTCCCCCAGAAAGCCAGGAGATCTTGCGCAGGCTGGGCGCCGCTCCCACCAACGTCTCCGGCGGCGAGCTGTATGACGCCATGCAGAGAAGCATCATCGACGCGTTCGAGTTCATGACCCCCAACGTCGACTGGGATCTGGGATTCCAGGAGGTAGCCAAGTATTGGATTGCACCTGCATGGTATCAGACTGCTTGCGTCTACTACACACTAGTCAATGCGAATGCCTGGAAGGCACTGCCAGAGAACTACCGGGTCATCTTCGAGGAAGTCACCAAGGGGTGTGTGGTGGAGAGCACGTCCTTCATGAACTGGCAGAGTGCACTGGGCACCAAGAAGTTCCTCGACTACGGGGTGAAGGTTAGCAAGGCTGACGAGAAGTTCTGGTCTGATATGGAGGTCGTGGCCAAGAAGGTCATGGAGGACTTCGCCTCAAAGAACCCCGACTACGCAAAGACTCTGAAGTCGCAGGTCGACTACTTGAAGACTTACAACCTGTGGAGGGAGCTTGAGGAACCGTTCCACTCGGGAAGAATCACCAAGAGCCTCCCAGAAGTCAAGGATGCCTGGTTGAAGAAGTAG
- the nadE gene encoding NAD(+) synthase, which translates to MDCEKVADTLVGWLREQVSAARCRGMVFGLSGGLDSAVVAGLGMRAIPDECLGVIMPCHSDPGDVQDAQLVASAFGLPVITYELGPAYDLHFANLSKLLSGYAHEEGKPVDVASKDTSAVPLGPTFDPSRARMAKANLKPRLRMTALYYFANMLNYLVVGTSNKSELTVGYFTKHGDGGSDLLPIGGMVKMHVRELAAYLGVPQPIIDKPPTAGLWSGQTDEGEMGMTYAELDRYILTGIAPDSVRDRVSCLNRAAQHKLSRPPIPNLTLD; encoded by the coding sequence ATGGACTGTGAAAAGGTCGCAGATACGCTCGTAGGCTGGCTGCGTGAGCAGGTGTCGGCGGCTCGCTGCCGCGGAATGGTGTTTGGGCTCTCCGGGGGTCTTGATTCCGCGGTAGTAGCTGGCCTGGGAATGAGGGCGATACCCGATGAATGCCTTGGCGTTATCATGCCGTGTCATTCCGACCCTGGCGACGTGCAAGATGCACAGCTCGTGGCCAGCGCGTTCGGCCTTCCCGTGATTACGTACGAGCTCGGACCAGCCTATGATCTCCACTTCGCTAACCTCTCCAAGCTACTCTCAGGCTACGCCCATGAGGAAGGCAAACCTGTGGATGTGGCCAGCAAGGACACGAGCGCCGTCCCTCTTGGGCCGACCTTTGATCCCTCGCGCGCCCGGATGGCGAAGGCCAATCTCAAGCCCCGCCTTCGCATGACTGCTCTGTACTACTTCGCCAACATGCTGAACTACTTGGTGGTAGGCACGAGCAACAAAAGCGAGCTCACAGTGGGCTACTTCACGAAGCACGGAGACGGCGGATCCGATTTGCTGCCCATAGGCGGGATGGTGAAGATGCACGTCCGGGAGCTGGCTGCCTACCTCGGAGTTCCGCAGCCGATCATTGACAAGCCGCCAACGGCCGGGCTGTGGAGCGGGCAGACTGACGAAGGCGAGATGGGCATGACCTACGCAGAGCTGGATCGCTACATACTCACCGGCATCGCACCAGACAGCGTACGTGATCGGGTAAGTTGTTTGAACCGTGCTGCTCAACACAAACTCAGCAGGCCTCCGATTCCGAACCTGACGCTTGACTGA